From one Larimichthys crocea isolate SSNF chromosome XVIII, L_crocea_2.0, whole genome shotgun sequence genomic stretch:
- the lacc1 gene encoding laccase domain-containing protein 1 → MSEAVLLDLIHGCSPACTGASLLDSASAPHVFLLCGSSPRDKRSLSCGTLSACNNVRVLDSGSTAECLYRFKQTVDELDLSSVRVLTTPQGRDVLRVYQEQLFTAVYTFDYEVNDVTCPSCRGSAHTDSPGHRVHEEEEEEEEEQQVSAFLRQLPALKGDVTVLKSTLIPDCFGHGFSTRTGGVSYIPTLSSLNLFSSSRRRDPGAVVRENRRRLALHAGFHPESLRLVKVNHASDVWVLGKDEPESYDAMVTDRTGVVLAAPGADCMPILFADPVSKVIGAAHAGWKGTLMGVAMATVEAMVTEFGCQVSDIVVAVGPSVGACCFTLERDQALDFQRIHPDCVPDPESAQPHVNIRLANRILLQDGGILPENIHDDAVTERPRVTPCTSCHPEAFFSHCRDGPNFGTQVGFLWIKDTAHRTRPPTGEAV, encoded by the exons ATGAGTGAGGCCGTGCTGCTGGATCTGATCCACGGCTGCAGTCCAGCGTGCACCGGCGCGTCTCTGCTGGACTCCGCCTCGGCCCCGCATGTCTTCCTGCTGTGCGGGAGCAGCCCCCGTGACAAACGCAGCCTGTCATGCGGGACTCTGAGCGCGTGCAACAACGTGCGCGTGCTGGACTCCGGATCCACCGCGGAGTGTCTGTACCGGTTCAAGCAGACCGTGGAcgagctggacctgagctcgGTCCGGGTCCTCACGACCCCGCAGGGTCGAGATGTGCTGCGCGTGTACCAGGAGCAGCTTTTCACGGCCGTGTACACCTTTGACTACGAGGTGAACGACGTCACCTGTCCGAGCTGCAGAGGCTCCGCCCACACCGACTCACCTGGTCACAGAGTgcacgaagaagaagaagaagaagaagaagaacaacaggTGTCGGCGTTCCTGCGGCAGCTTCCTGCGCTGAAGGGTGACGTCACAGTCCTGAAGTCCACATTGATCCCAG actGTTTCGGTCACGGCTTCAGCACTCGGACAGGCGGTGTGTCCTACATCCCGACGCTGTCGTCCTTGAAtctgttcagcagcagcaggaggagggacCCCGGGGCCGTGGTGCGGGAGAACAGGCGCAGACTGGCCCTCCATGCTGGTTTCCACCCGGAGTCTCTACGTCTGGTCAAG gtGAACCACGCCAGCGATGTTTGGGTTCTGGGGAAAGACGAGCCGGAGAGCTACGACGCAATGGTGACCGACCGGACTGGGGTGGTTCTGGCGGCTCCGGGAGCCGACTGCATGCCCATCCTGTTCGCAGATCCGGTGTCGAAGGTCATCGGAGCCGCTCACGCAG GTTGGAAAGGAACCCTGATGGGGGTTGCTATGGCAACGGTGGAGGCCATGGTGACGGAGTTCGGTTGCCAGGTGAGCGACATCGTGGTGGCCGTGGGGCCGTCAGTGGGGGCGTGTTGCTTCACCCTGGAGAGAGATCAGGCGTTGGACTTCCAACGCATTCATCCAGACTGTGTGCCCGATCCAGAGTCAGCCCAGCCGCACGTCAACATCCGCCTCGCCAACAG AATTCTCCTTCAGGATGGCGGCATCCTGCCTGAAAACATCCACGACGACGCGGTGACGGAGCGCCCCCGTGTGACACCCTGCACTTCCTGTCACCCCGAGGCCTTCTTCTCCCACTGCAGAGACGGACCCAACTTCGGCACCCAGGTGGGTTTCCTGTGGATCAAGGACACGGCGCACCGGACTCGACCTCCCACAGGCGAGGCGGTCTGA